The Solea senegalensis isolate Sse05_10M unplaced genomic scaffold, IFAPA_SoseM_1 scf7180000013856, whole genome shotgun sequence genome window below encodes:
- the ckap4 gene encoding cytoskeleton-associated protein 4, protein MTAKNRQKNSASDKSAAAPSQEDAPKKSAKSPSNSNAAPAAAAAAAAAAAAVAAAAPGSGAPAPRSRSCLGLVVNSVFYAALVAAAAFTAFYLQQVVEEVRQSSAKHQESAQRGAQLSGNMDSVLQQVESLSRAVDGLQSSVRVTRAELEEAVSRIKTGEVQTKRAEEALQNLQNDLLRDLSEGITEVKEARESDFSSLEKIVEERLAEVSHSITANMADFTEAQGEARSQLTDLKARLGNIEDPALIKEELSAIVDAVAEIKAAKQEADASVDSLREQISAVRGELQTRNLEVTSLSQEVETVRSVVQETVGSLRPALSAAEAAVQALKDRTVSVESGVERAADTVRTVDKKLSEASAQAQRRSEDLEARVKSSEDSADALSASMSDINSKVESLLAKYDTHESTLAAQGQALEKARNSLEQELETLRSSLHEVQTRMSSLDSAQTQLSSENTNLGQQIGDLEKWLGAVEVSSSSSTKQEQLESLRSAVDGLETKAAKLEGHDQAIATLQKSLQETLQTLAGLSRASDTEENSG, encoded by the exons ATGACTGCGAAGAACCGGCAGAAGAACAGCGCCAGTGACAAGAGCGCAGCAGCTCCGAGCCAAGAAGATGCGCCAAAGAAAAGCGCAAAGAGTCCGAGTAACAGTAACGCtgctcccgctgctgctgcggcggctgcGGCGGCTGCGGCGGCTGTGGCGGCTGCGGCCCCTGGCTCCGGAGCTCCGGCCCCACGCTCACGCAGCTGCCTCGGACTTGTCGTCAACAGCGTGTTTTACGCGGCGCTTGTCGCAGCCGCAGCTTTTACTGCGTTTTATCTGCAACAAGTGGTGGAAGAAGTGAGGCAAAGCAGCGCCAAACACCAGGAGAGCGCACAGCGCGGCGCACAGCTGAGCGGCAACATGGACAGCGTCCTTCAACAG GTGGAGTCTCTGAGCAGAGCCGTGGACGGCCTGCAGTCGTCGGTGCGCGTCACACGGGCGGAGCTGGAGGAAGCCGTGAGCAGGATAAAGACGGGCGAGGTGCAGACGAAGAGGGCGGAGGAAGCTCTGCAGAACCTCCAGAACGATCTTCTCAGGGATCTCTCTGAGGGCATCACAGAAGTGAAGGAGGCTCGCGAGAGCGACTTCTCCTCTCTGGAGAAGATTGTGGAGGAGCGGCTGGCTGAGGTGAGTCACTCCATCACGGCCAACATGGCCGACTTCACTGAAGCTCAGGGCGAGGCTCGGAGTCAGCTGACCGATCTGAAAGCTCGTCTGGGCAACATTGAAGACCCGGCGCTGATCAAAGAGGAGCTCTCTGCTATCGTCGACGCTGTCGCTGAAATCAAGGCGGCGAAACAAGAGGCCGACGCTTCAGTGGATTCACTCAGGGAGCAGATCAGTGCGGTGAGGGGAGAGCTTCAGACTCGCAACCTGGAGGTCACGTCACTGTCTCAGGAGGTGGAAACAGTGAGGTCAGTGGTGCAGGAGACGGTGGGCAGTCTGAGGCCGGCGCTGTCTGCAGCAGAGGCCGCCGTTCAGGCTCTGAAGGACAGAACTGTGAGCGTGGAGAGTGGAGTGGAGCGGGCCGCAGACACGGTCCGCACCGTGGACAAGAAGCTGAGTGAAGCATCTGCTCAGGCCCAGAGAAGATCTGAAGATCTTGAAGCAAGAGTGAAATCATCAGAAGACAGCGCCGATGCTTTGTCTGCATCCATGTCAGACATCAACTCCAAAGTGGAGTCACTACTCGCCAAATATGACACTCATGAGAGCACGCTGGCTGCACAGGGCCAGGCGCTGGAGAAAGCCAGAAACAGCCtggagcaggagctggagaCACTGAGGAGCAGCCTGCACGAGGTCCAGACCAGGATGAGCTCTCTGGACAGTGCTCAGACCCAGCTGTCCTCAGAGAACACCAATCTAGGTCAGCAGATTGGGGATTTGGAGAAGTGGCTTGGTGCTGTggaggtcagcagcagcagcagcacaaagcaggagcagctggagaGTTTGAGGAGCGCGGTGGACGGACTGGAGACCAAAGCAGCCAAGCTAGAAGGTCACGATCAGGCCATCGCCACGCTCCAGAAATCTCTGCAGGAGACACTGCAGACGCTCGCTGGGTTATCACGAGCGTCTGACACCGAGGAAAACTCGGGATAA
- the LOC122760648 gene encoding inhibitor of nuclear factor kappa-B kinase-interacting protein isoform X1, producing the protein MPTEVKQRKKTQKQSDEASETSAAKDAKDAKDAERKVKMVKMVKMEVGANKPNSGLDVTSVMCLVSLAVCGALSWMVLQQNERFSQMEEKYKSVDGKTSSVFDVEKEVVRVSKKLAASEDDLQEALSTASLVTRLQQDVSVLHAAVMDMQADENSASRDLQTVNARFLNVTDTWQEGLSAIAADLAALKAESRDAHAGATERVNEAERRARALQEKLEELEDSTKRNARALERTEEDDTRRAQEQLDWNTEQIHRLQQQIGGLMRSEAELRSQLHEHLPRAQECEEHLPQVEEAVRSILRLGGDLSAAEKRLEEVTLQVFGTEDSMLKALNQILALRQELDTLQAQNSILKMKNELSVVKEAVRELTMVLRENRGQVQSQDDPMNTLGGEEEEEEEEEEEEEQEEEWMWENEDQPSL; encoded by the exons ATGCCCACAGAagtgaagcagaggaagaaaacGCAGAAACAAAGTGACGAAGCGTCTGAAACTTCTGCTGCTAAAGATGCTAAAGATGCTAAAGATGCGGAGAGGAAGGTGAAGATGGTGAAGATGGTGAAGATGGAGGTCGGAGCAAATAAACCCAACTCCGGCCTGGACGTGACGAGTGTCATGTGTCTCGTGTCGCTGGCAGTCTGTGGAGCTCTGAGCTG GATGGTGCTGCAACAGAATGAGAGGTTTTCACAAATGGAGGAAAAGTACAAATCTGTTGACGGGAAAACTTCCAGCGTGTTCGACGTGGAGAAAGAAGTTGTGAGGGTTTCTAAAAAG CTTGCCGCGTCTGAGGACGACCTGCAGGAGGCGCTCTCCACCGCCTCCTTGGTGACACGACTTCAGCAGGACGTCTCCGTGCTCCACGCCGCCGTGATGGACATGCAGGCTGACGAAAACTCCGCCTCCCGCGACCTGCAGACGGTCAACGCTCGCTTCCTCAACGTGACGGACACGTGGCAGGAGGGGCTGTCGGCCATCGCCGCAGACCTGGCCGCCCTCAAGGCGGAGTCACGGGACGCCCACGCCGGAGCCACGGAGCGGGTGAACGAGGCGGAGCGGAGGGCCCGGGCGCTGCAGGAGAAgttggaggagctggaggacagCACCAAGAGGAACGCCCGCGCTCTGGAGCGCACGGAGGAGGACGACACCAGGCGAGCGCAGGAGCAGCTCGACTGGAACACGGAGCAGATCcacaggctgcagcagcagatcgGCGGCCTGATGAGGAGCGAGGCCGAACTCCGCTCTCAGCTGCACGAGCACCTCCCCAGAGCGCAGGAGTGCGAGGAGCACCTGCCGCAGGTGGAGGAGGCGGTGCGCTCCATCCTGAGGCTGGGAGGAGATCTGAGCGCGGCGGAGAAGAGGCTGGAGGAGGTGACGCTGCAGGTGTTTGGCACTGAGGACAGCATGCTGAAAGCTCTGAACCAGATCCTGGCTCTCAGGCAGGAGCTGGACACGCTGCAGGCCCAGAACAGCATCCTGAAGATGAAGAACGAGTTATCTGTGGTGAAAGAGGCCGTCCGTGAACTCACCATGGTGCTGAGGGAAAACCGGGGCCAGGTCCAGAGCCAGGACGACCCGATGAACACTctgggaggagaggaagaagaagaagaagaagaagaagaagaagaggagcaggaggaggagtggatgTGGGAAAATGAAGACCAACCTTCACTATGA
- the LOC122760648 gene encoding inhibitor of nuclear factor kappa-B kinase-interacting protein isoform X2, which produces MPTEVKQRKKTQKQSDEASETSAAKDAKDAKDAERKVKMVKMVKMEVGANKPNSGLDVTSVMCLVSLAVCGALSWMVLQQNERFSQMEEKYKSVDGKTSSVFDVEKEVVRVSKKCESVQLMLEALRGQQGALQPQLEALQQDVGRLKEWASGLSEKRSQLQTSLNALSGAVTQIQERTTAIAKDFTNKVASVRTDVRRMDGLHSELESLLSHVGELEDKSAQVERSMISRIADLLADSIHRVSALRSAAERNTKAVEQLRSRVPELTAADQHVSERLRELESGRARLIRTLTFASDLKPKVAAIKRDFGAFEPQLSDLTLRIGRLAEDLSRREREIAELRQTLSNFTAVRGDLSVTSQQLSEITDLSEIEARHEPT; this is translated from the exons ATGCCCACAGAagtgaagcagaggaagaaaacGCAGAAACAAAGTGACGAAGCGTCTGAAACTTCTGCTGCTAAAGATGCTAAAGATGCTAAAGATGCGGAGAGGAAGGTGAAGATGGTGAAGATGGTGAAGATGGAGGTCGGAGCAAATAAACCCAACTCCGGCCTGGACGTGACGAGTGTCATGTGTCTCGTGTCGCTGGCAGTCTGTGGAGCTCTGAGCTG GATGGTGCTGCAACAGAATGAGAGGTTTTCACAAATGGAGGAAAAGTACAAATCTGTTGACGGGAAAACTTCCAGCGTGTTCGACGTGGAGAAAGAAGTTGTGAGGGTTTCTAAAAAG TGCGAGAGCGTCCAGCTGATGCTGGAGGCTCTCAGGggtcagcagggggcgctgcagcCTCAGCTGGAGGCTCTGCAGCAGGACGTGGGGCGTCTGAAGGAGTGGGCGTCCGGCCTGAGTGAGAAACGATCTCAGCTGCAGACGAGTCTGAACGCTCTGAGCGGCGCCGTGACGCAGATCCAAGAACGCACCACCGCCATCGCCAAGGACTTTACCAACAAG GTGGCGTCAGTGAGGACGGACGTGCGCAGGATGGACGGCCTGCACTCGGAGCTGGAgtctctgctgagtcatgttggaGAGCTGGAGGACAAGAGCGCGCAGGTGGAGCGCAGCATGATCTCACGCATCGCCGATCTGCTCGCCGACAGCATCCACAGAGTCTCCGCCCTCCGCTCTGCGGCCGAGCGCAACACCAAGGCCGTCGAGCAGCTCCGCTCGCGCGTCCCTGAACTCACCGCCGCCGACCAGCACGTCTCCGAGCGTCTGCGGGAGCTGGAGAGCGGCAGAGCTCGGCTCATCAGGACGCTCACGTTTGCCAGCGACCTGAAACCAAAGGTGGCGGCGATCAAGAGAGACTTCGGAGCGTTTGAGCCGCAGCTGTCAGATCTGACGCTGAGGATCGGACGACTCGCTGAAGACCTGAGCAGGAGAGAGCGGGAGATCGCCGAGCTCAGACAAACACTGAGCAACTTCACTGCTGTCAGAGGAGATTTAAGTGTCACATCTCAACAGCTgagtgaaatcactgatttatcTGAAATAGAAGCGAGACACGAGCCAACATGA